CGGAGGTCGCGAAGTTCTGCGGCGCGCTCCACGCGGCGATGGTCGCGAAGCTGGGCGAACCGATCTACGCGGACAGCGTCGGCTTCACTCCCCACACGTCGGTCACAGAGGACTGACGCTCCCACAAGTACCCCGCTCAGGGCCCGATCTACTCCGGTAGGTCGGGCCCTTTTGCGTTCCAGGAAAGAGGCAGACATGGCGATGACCGCGTGGGACAACGGCGGAGTTCAGGTCTCCCAACACTCCGCGCGCCGGCCTGGTCAGGTGGCCGCGCTGGGCAAGGGCGACGCGATCAGCGTGCATCGCTCCGCGTTGCTGCGCTCGGATTGGGCCGCGATGTCGCAAGCCCTGGGGACCGCGTTCGCCCGCGGCGCTGAGGTCCACATGTACGGGGGTAGCCACGATGGCTAACCCCAACAAGCGCAAGGGAACCGCGTGGGAGTCGGCCGTCGTGACGTTCCTCCGCGGACGGCTCGCGGGTGCGGGTCTCGCCGGCCTGGACGACATCCGCCGGCAGGTACAGATGGGCCGCGCGGACATAGGGGACGTGCACGCCGCGCCGTTCGTGCTGGAGTGCAAGAACACCGCGCAGCTCACGTTGTCCGCGTTCGTGGACCAGGCGAACCGCGAGGCACGGAACGCGCAGCTTGACGCGGACATGCACGGTACCGCCGGCCGCCGGTACTTCGGCGTCGCGGTGGTGAAGCGGCGCGGCAAGGGGACCGGCGACGGGTACGCGGTCATGGACCTGGAGACGTTCGCTCGCGTCCTCGCGGTGATCCGCGCGAACAGTGACCGGACACGGGAGCCATAACGCCTCCGTAGGCGCAATCTACGGAGGGTCGTACATGGAGTTCTCCCGGTTTCTCGACAAGTTCCCGGAGGTCCGGGAGGACACGGGCGGGTATCTGGTCCCCTGCCCTGCGCACGAAGACGGCCGGCCGTCGCTCTTTCTCACGCTGAAAGAGGACGGCCGGCTGCTCGTCTACTGCCGCGCCGGCTGCGAGCAGGACGACGTACTGTCCGCGCTGGACATGACGACGTCGGACCTGTTCGGCTGGACGTCGGGCGGGGCGGCGACCGTCAAGGGCGGGACGTCCGTTCCGGCCGCCGGTCCGGGGGAGGTGGCCGCGCTGCGCGTGTGGCTTGACCGCACGGTCGCGGAGTGGTCCATGTGGGACCCCGGAACGCAGTCCGCGGAGACCCTTCTCCTGGTGGAGGAAGGCGAGTCGTACCTGATCCGCCGCTTCGGCCTGGACGTTGCGACCGCGGAGCGGCTCGGTATCGGGCTGTCTCCCGTCAACAACGCGGACCCGTTCCCCTTCCTCTCGCCGCGGTTCCGCACGTACCCGCGGCTGGTCGTTCCGCTGTGTGACTTCGATGGTGTCGCCCGCGGAGCGCAGGGACGTGACCTCTCCGGCAAGTGCGAAGCGCGGTGGGTGTCCCTCGCGAACAGCCGCGGGGACGGACTCCAGCCGGTCACGTGGGCGAAGTGGGGAGTCCTCCAGGGCGACGGCGGATACGACGCGGTGATCATCACGGAGGGCCCGTCCGACGCGCTGACCGTGGTGGGTGTCGGGTACACGGCGGTCGCGATCCGCGGCGCGTCGATCGTCCGTGACCCCGCGGTCGCGGATGACCTCGCGAACGGGCTGCGTGGCAAGCACGTGCTCATTGCGGGCGACCGCGACACGGCGGGGGAGAAGTTCGTCCGGACGCTGGGTGACGCGCTGATGGCGCGGGGTCTCCAGCCGCACCGCCTGACGATCCCGCGTGCGGGCGAGGACGTCACCGCGTGGCGCGAGCGCATCCCGGAGGTGTTCCCGGACGCGTTCCATGAGGCGGTGCGCGCTGCGTCGCCGCTTGCTCCGCCGCGCGAGGCCGCTCGCGAGGAACGCGGGCGGGAGATGGACCGCGCGACGGGAACGGACACGGTCAGCCGGCAGGACGGCGAGGCAGCGGCGGAGCTGTTGGCCGCGCTGATGGAGCGCTACGGGTACAGCGACGCGTGCCGCGCTCACGCGCTGGTGGCGTTCGCGGACGGGCGGATCAAGCACGCGTCCGGGCTTGGGTTCTACGTGTGGACGGGCCGCGTGTGGGAGCAGTCGGAGATGCGGGTCCGTCAGGAGATTCACCGCATGGGCGCTGCGCTCGCGCTCGCGGGGAAGACGGACGAAGCGAAGGGGTTCCTGAACACCC
The sequence above is a segment of the Actinomadura coerulea genome. Coding sequences within it:
- a CDS encoding phage/plasmid primase, P4 family gives rise to the protein MEFSRFLDKFPEVREDTGGYLVPCPAHEDGRPSLFLTLKEDGRLLVYCRAGCEQDDVLSALDMTTSDLFGWTSGGAATVKGGTSVPAAGPGEVAALRVWLDRTVAEWSMWDPGTQSAETLLLVEEGESYLIRRFGLDVATAERLGIGLSPVNNADPFPFLSPRFRTYPRLVVPLCDFDGVARGAQGRDLSGKCEARWVSLANSRGDGLQPVTWAKWGVLQGDGGYDAVIITEGPSDALTVVGVGYTAVAIRGASIVRDPAVADDLANGLRGKHVLIAGDRDTAGEKFVRTLGDALMARGLQPHRLTIPRAGEDVTAWRERIPEVFPDAFHEAVRAASPLAPPREAAREERGREMDRATGTDTVSRQDGEAAAELLAALMERYGYSDACRAHALVAFADGRIKHASGLGFYVWTGRVWEQSEMRVRQEIHRMGAALALAGKTDEAKGFLNTRAIDDMMTELRAVPAVAVQAREFDARPELLSFRNGTCNLRTGAFSDHDPRDMLTRYIDRDYVPSASCPRWESFLREIFPTHPELADYMRRLVGYGITGATDEQAFTVLWGQGANGKSVLTDTLTDVFREISTTTPFATFEEKPSGGIPNDLAALRGARLVMASEGESGRPMAEAVLKRVTGADMISARFLRREFFEFKPAFLLMLATNHKPRFKGQDAGLWRRVKLVEFARYFAPHERDHTLTATLRAESAGIIAWAVRGAREWYADGLQDPDVIREATREYRETSDPLAGFLGDVLVVTQDDAHSVPLGDAFNAYLEWCEAENLAQRERWTKRKFAAAMEERGAVRHRVAKGMALVGVREVEDSANTSPDGSHNEGEGRRIFE